CCCGGGACCGCCGGGTGGACCTCGGCATCCGGCCGATCCTCGACGCCGGTCAGACCATCCCGCCGTTCGTCTACCTCATCCCCGTGCTGGCCCTCTTCGGCCCGTCGCGGTTCACCGCCATCGTCGCCGCCATCGTCTACGCCGCCCCGGCGGCCATCAAGCTGGTCGCCGACGGGGTCAAGGGCGTCTCGCCCACGACGATCGAGGCGGGTCGATCGACCGGGCAGACCACGTGGCAGGAGATCGTCAAGGTGCAGCTCCCGATGGCGCGGGGCTCGCTGGTGCTGGCCACCAACCAGGGCCTGCTCTACGTCTTGTCGATGACGGTCATCGGCGGCCTCGTGGGAGCCGGTGCGCTCGGCTTCGACGTCGTCTACGGCTTCTCCCGCAGCGAGGCGTGGGGCAAGGGACTCGCCGCCGGCCTCGCGATCGTGCTGCTCGGCATCATGCTCGACCGGATCACCCGCGCGGCGGCCGACGTGCGCCGCGACGACGGGCCCGGCACGCGGCGGGCCTTCCACATCCGGCTGCCGATCGGGCCGCCCCACTGACAACCACCGGTCCTGTCGACCGCTGAGGAGAGAAGGAGAACCACCATGAGGATCGTCACGAGCCGGGGGGCTCGGCTGGGGGCACTCGCCACCGTCGCCACCCTGGCCCTCTCTGCGTGCGGGGGCGGGTCCATCGAGGCCGAGACCGAGGCCAACGAGTCGCAGGCCGCCGAGGCCGGCGGCGAGTGCGGTGAGCTCAACATGGCCGTCAACCCGTGGGTGGGCTACGAGGCCAGCGCCTACGTCGTCGGCACCGTCGCCCAGGACCAGCTGGGCTGCACGGTCAACTACAAGGACCTCAAGGAGGACGTGTCCTGGCAGGGCTTCGGCACCGGCGAGGTCGACGTCGTCATCGAGGACTGGGGCCACCCCGACCTCGAGAAGAAGTTCTTCGAGGGCGAGGGCGACGGCACCGCGATGGACATGGGGCCGCAGGGCAACGTCGGCATCATCGGCTGGTACGTCCCGCCGTGGCTCGCCGAGGAGCACCCCGACATCCTCGAGTGGGAGAACCTCAACAAGTACGCCGCCGACTTCGCCACCTCCGAGTCCGGCGGCCAGGGCCAGTTCCTCGGCGCCGACCCGTCGTACGTCCAGTTCGACGAGGCGATCGTGAGCAACCTCGACCTCGACTTCAAGGTCGTGTTCTCCGGGTCCGAGGCCGCCAGCATCGAGGCGTTCCGCAAGGCCGAGGAGAACAAGGAGTTCCTCATCGGCTACTTCTACGAGCCGCAGTACTTCATGGCCGAGGTGCCGCTCGCCAAGGTCGCCCTGCCGCCCTACGAGGAGGGTTGCCAGGCGGACCCGCAGGACGTCGCCTGCGACTACCCCGAGACCGAGCTCAAGAAGATCGTCGGCACCGACTGGGCCGCCTCGGACTCCACCGCCGTCGGGCTGGTCGAGAACTTCGAGTGGACCAACGAGGACCAGAACGTCGTGGCCGGCTACATCGCGGGCGACGGCATGTCCCCGGAGGAGGCCGCGA
This genomic stretch from Nocardioides renjunii harbors:
- a CDS encoding ABC transporter substrate-binding protein, coding for MRIVTSRGARLGALATVATLALSACGGGSIEAETEANESQAAEAGGECGELNMAVNPWVGYEASAYVVGTVAQDQLGCTVNYKDLKEDVSWQGFGTGEVDVVIEDWGHPDLEKKFFEGEGDGTAMDMGPQGNVGIIGWYVPPWLAEEHPDILEWENLNKYAADFATSESGGQGQFLGADPSYVQFDEAIVSNLDLDFKVVFSGSEAASIEAFRKAEENKEFLIGYFYEPQYFMAEVPLAKVALPPYEEGCQADPQDVACDYPETELKKIVGTDWAASDSTAVGLVENFEWTNEDQNVVAGYIAGDGMSPEEAATTWIEDNQDKVDAWLG